CATGTATAATGAGTATGTATAtattgtatatacatacatatatataaatatatatataaatatagttttttatatgtatacattttaatgtataaaaatatacatttttaatgtataaatatatatatacacatatatgaaatttgtatacatatatatacaaacttggtatatgtatgtacataaaATATACCAACTttttatacgtatatatacaaagtttatatacgcacGTATAGAAATACCAAAAATACAcgtatatacatgtacataaactttgtatacacgtataaaaagtttatatatgtacgTCTTTAAATAACcggaaaaagaaggaaagaaataacagaaaaaaaccaaaaaagatGGGGACGCCTACGCGTCGGGCGCCCGATGGTGTGGGGGAAAATCGAGCGtgcaaaaccactttaaactattttttctcttaaattatttatccaaatcatgatccgattgcaccattaaattcattgcaattaaatctttaaaacaagaccatacatggatatattccaatgaaaaatgtttttagcttattattgaattattttttaatgttgcacgatgttccgcCAAGTATATCGGatttgtttcactaagtagatcgaaaatgtttcaattgtttaaatcgggtgttgtttcaccttatataaaatcAATGTTTCagtttgttgcaaaagaatgtttcagttcactgcaacattagatctatacatagtgaaacattgtgagtatactaggtaaaacatttttggtggaacaaacaATGAAACGAAatcccttaatagagagtttctaaaatatgtgggtaatttgttgcaatggagttgTGTGTGTGGACACGTGGTGGGCCCAGGGGGCACCTGCACGCACGCACACGCGCCCCTTGGCATGCACGCGCGCGGGGGTTGGGGGAGCGTCCGATTTTTGCTCCCCCCGCCGGTCGACCGAGCagaatcatttttgaaaaaagacggaaagaaaaaaatgaaggtACCAAAAAATGACCTTGTGCCattcgccgccctccccctctCCGCACGCGCTATGTGTCCATCCGTGCGGGGTAAGGGGCACGCAGATGTCCGAGAAATAGCATTTTCACTGTTGGATCTCAAGAATTCAAATGGATTTTGCAAAATTTCCACACAAAATAGAAAGACACTACTATACGTGTCTTTCGACACATTTATCAGCCTAAATCTGTCAAATTCTGAGACCATATAAGTAACAATAGATTACTAAGATTAATACGATACCAAGCACAAAAattgttataaaagttagttgATTGAACAAAACGATGACTAACCTTGATCAATTCAGTCATTGATCACCTAAGACATATCAGATGACAACACAGGAACAGACAATATTTATTAACGAagttcagccgaagcctacatgTCTGGGACTTTGATTATGGACGCTCCAACCCAATCAATATAGCACGCTTTTATTCTACAAAATATTTAGTAATACTATTAGGAGTGCAGCGCGCTCCTTAGTATTCCGAGCGCCAAACATGTATTAGTCCAGGCGCACTTCACCCCACGTCCCGTCATCCCGCTCCCATCGTTATCagagtaaacgatttacttcgataataaaaacaacttccctACTCCCGATCCCATCCCATGTCCCGTCATCCTGCGTCCACTATTATCGGAGTAAATGGTTTACTTCGATAAAGACAACTTCCCTGATTCctgtatatattttatttttcccatacccaaccaaccactctcgtccccacttcaatttttttccctttttttcggATCTGAATTGATCCACCATCCCAGCCCACAGATCGGTGACGCACCATGGAGTAGGACGGCGACACCGTGGCGGTTGAGGGCTATTGATGGTAGTTAGCGATCAGgtttgaccgtcaatattaccaaaatagaggagaactagttatgcttgcattgcatatccatgttagaataataatattccattagtatttggttcactaacattttgcagagaataatcattaagtggaggagaatcgacatcaaatcagatgataaatcaatcggacgatgtcgagaatcagacttatgtatgaatgggccaagaactcagaattgacacgatgaattgggccaaaattcacaagtctgcgtaTGAGAGCAACGGAGGAGGCCACCTGCCAATTTTGGGCTAGGCCGGCCCgacccatggttcggccgaaccccccgcAGCGCCATTCAATCCAGGTTTCTCCTGGACGGCATAGATGACTCCCCAATAACGGTTGGTGGGTATTACCGATCTTTCCAACCGTCATAACCGTCATTCTcaagctataaaaggagctctcatcctcattttactcacacacctcaagcaagagttCTCTCATATTTtctcaagttagtttagtgttctcaagctagtggaataggaatagagtagaaatcggaatccggaagccttcggaagtgttcgggtatggctctagtagctcttctcttctcttttgtaagctttgtacttttattagaatactcttctatatacatttatggtattgaaatactttccgagtatatggatgccaactttacattatgttcatgtcaTACTGATTATAccgctagcttatctgggagatgcattggtacgggtatagtgtttgcttatgcaattactctatatcatgacgatgatattagagtagtatctgatagttTAGGCGTAGTGTCTacattacgggatatcattatttggggttatatgctgcggatgacaggtgggatgctgatggtgacagctcattacgggtattcctccgcgcgtgtatatagttcTAAGTTAATtttctggggagggtactcctccgtatttagccccgattgtatggtcatgacgggctgtcgtaaggaactcgacagttaagggtggcttctcgaagtatcAGGAGGACATCGGATATAGGGAATTAGCTAGTATGTCAGataactaggatgtatgtatactatgtatactagaagtataggaatagattctctttctattTTGTTTCCACTTAGCTTACATCCTAGCCACGCCTGACATACGTACATCTATACAACCGGTATAGatgtatagatagatagattagcAGAAGTGGAAAACGTGAGAACTCATAATTAAAAAGTACtattagtataggtatagatagatagattagcACCATACCATTTCTGTCACGTTTTCCATCcatctccctcattttccgtcttcttccttctctcttcctcAAGAAATGGCACCACCCGCACCTGTTGTGACGGCAGCGGCAGACATCCCCACCGGTGTGGCCGCCCTTGCCTCCGCCGGACGACGACAACCTCATCCAGGagatcctcctccacctcccctcACAGCTGTCGACCATTCGGCCCTCGCGCCTCCCTCGTCTGCAAGCAGTTGCGCCGCCTCGTCTCCCGGATTCCTTCGCCGCTTCTGAGCCCACCACCGGGATTCTTTCCTCCTCGGCGTTTTCAAGAACGAGCTCTGCTACCCCATCTTCAGATCCGTCCTCGATCGCGAGATCTTATCTCGCTCAACCATTTCGCCCTGCGGCTCAACGGCGACCACGTCGCAAGCCTCCTCGGTTGCCACCACAGCATCTTCTCATCTTCAACTACAACACCCGTGAGTTCCTCGTGTGGAATCTCGTTCGGCAATCGCCATAGCCGTTCCGTCGAAGCTCACCAGGGAGGGGTGGAGGGAGAAATTCGTCATGAACGGCGTGATGCTTTGTGTTGCTGCTGTCATCGGCGACGGCAGCCATGTGCACGGCAGCGGCTTCTAGTCCTGCCGCTTCAAGGTGGTCTCTTGAtcccgcacccgccgccgccatcttcgcACCTACTGTTACAGCGGCAGGTGCGGTTGGCGCCACCGTTCTTGgggaagagagaaggaagaagacagATTGATAGAAAACGTAACAGGAGTGGCACTGTCCCAATTTTATAAAAGTCCAGTGACATTCATCTAAATAGCTGCATATACCATGGCACGGAcctaattgtttttttaaaaaaaaacggagCAATGGCCTAAGTTCACAGATGGCCCACACAGGCCCATGTTCATACATGGCCCACGCTGGCCCATGTGGCGCTGCGTGGAACAGTTGGCCCAATTTCCATCCCCATCCGTGTCAATATCGATACAcccttcgcggcggcggcggcggcggaacgacggcgaccggcggtcGAGCCGATCGAAAGCATCACCACGATGATGGCCGCATCGAGAACGGCGTTCGCCTCCGGCGACCTACTTCTACTCACTGTCTCCTCCTCGGCGTCAATCCTCACCCTGGCAAAAACCCAAGGTATCATCAAATCCATCTCGTTCAGTTCtgggcgccgtcgtcggccgcgaGATCCACAGTCCATACCTACACCCGGCAAGCTTCCTCTGATATCTAGTGATTTTTTCGGCATATAGAAAAACATCATCCAAAAAATCCAACATATGTATTGTTCAGGTTTAGTGATAATATTGATATGCAGTTCAGATAGCTAGTAGTAGTTTGTTTTCCAGGATAGGCAATTCAAACATGAAACATATTTGCAGTTTAAAGAAAATGTTATTAGTAAATTATTCTTCCAGTGCATTGTGAAACATACTTCTCACAAGAAGAAATATGATAGATTACCAAAGTAGTTACAAAATATGATGTGCATAGATCGGTGGATTTTCTTGTGCTCAGTAGCCGCCTATTTCATCTTGGACCAGATAGAATCGATGCAGAAAGTGGAGCTGAATATGTGGATGAGTTGTCTTGAGTAGATATCACTGAATTTGCATTGACAAAGCTGTAATCCAGGCAATTTTCCACGCTCACTGCGCCTTCCAATACCTTGACAACCATCGACATCGAAGGCCTTCTGCTGCTCTCATTTTGCAAGCACCACATTGCGAGCTTCAACATTTTAATCACTTCCTCCTGGTGGTGTGAGACCATATCAGTACTTTTCTTATCAATTATATCATTCAATTCATTGTCTTTAGCCTTCTCTCGCAATAAATTGATGAGCTGAACGCTTTCCTCTGGCTGTGAAATATCGATATTTTTCCTTCCACATATTATTTCCAAGAGAACAACTCCAAAGCTGTAGACGTCAACTTTTTCAGTGATCTGTGATGTTAGCCATTCAGGTGCCAGATATCCAGGTGTGCCTCTCATCACGGTCACTACTTTACTTTGATCCCTGTCTATTAGTTTGGAAAGTCCAAAATCAGCCAGTTTGGCATTGAATTTCTCGTCTAAGAGAATATTTTGTGGTTTGATATCCAAATGAGCAATTTTTCGCCTGCATTCCTCATGAAGATAACATAAACCCTTGGTAATATCCAGAATGATTCTGCACCTTGTGCACCAATCAAGAGGAGCATTGTTATGGCGGTAATAGATCCACATATCGAGTGACCCTCTTGGCATATATTCGTATACCAGAAGCCTATTTGACTTCTCGGCACAAAATCCAATCACTTTGACAAGATTGATGTGCTCAATGCTGCCAATAGTCTCAACCTCTGCCAAGAATTCCTTCTTTCCCTGTCTGGCACCTTCCAGACGTTTCACTGCAACTCTCTTTTCACCTATTTTTCCTTCAAAGACTGATCCAAATCCACCTTCGCCGAGCTTTTTACTGAAATCTTCAGTGCGTTCTCTTAACTTTTCAAATGAAAACCGCATTGGCATTCCAGGCAATATATCGAAATCTAATTCTTCATCTAGTTTTTGATACTTCCTCCTCCTTCGTACATAAATGCCAACAATAATAACTAAAACAAGGCTACTAATTGCTGCAAGTGTAGCCCCTAAACTTACCTTGATACGTTTTTGTGTAGGGGCAGAAGCGGAGGGAGGAAGTTGCACTTTGAGGTAAACAGAAGAGTTGTAATGGAGCTTTTCAGGTTGTATTGATTGCAAGGAGAAGACCTCTGTCACAGACTTACATTCTCCATCGGAATCATTATGGTAATACCTGAAGAGTACAGCCCTGCAGGAGCAATTCTTTAAGCAGGCTTGCTTGCAGTCATCTCTACTTTTTGCATTGGTTATAATGCTGCCATCAAAGTAATAAACATCAGTAAGAGTTAAGAATTGATGGTTTTTCATTTCTTGACAAGATATTGGAGTCACTGGTGCACAACCAAGATTAGCCTTCCGCTCGTCAACTGGCTGGAAGTAGCTTGAACTAGAATTAGTCTGAAGAGGACAGATGCATTGCCCACCTGTGCATATCGCGTACTCCCCGCATACTGTGGGGAAAGCACAGTTATCCACGTCGATTACATCATCCATGTGGATTACATCAGATACCATGGTCCACTCAAATCCAGACCACTCATACAACCTCAAATGGCCATCATACTCTAACCTTATGTACTGGGTGGACTTAGCTTCTGGCAGTGCAATTCTTTTATCTGGCTTTCCTGCCTGTGTCGACTGCAGAAAGATGCTGAGGCTTCCATTCGTAAAGGTAACCCTCGTTGGGTCTTTTCTGCTCTTGTTTGTGTCCACCAAATATTTATAGTATAGCTGTGGTGGTTTGGATCCAACATAGGCATATAAACCATCTGGGAGAACAGTCATATACAACTTACTCTCAGTCCAATTTGTGGTAGATGTATTTGCTCTGAGCTTCATGCCCTGCAGCAATGACTGCCCAGGGACCAATACATCGGTTGGATGATCAAATGACTGCCACACTGTCGCATTCCTCTGATCAAACAGCACCAGATTGCCATGCTCAGTGATCTGCATGCCTGCCACGGATTGGCCTGAAGTGTTGCTCGACCAGACGAGTCTCCCGTCGATTTCACGGAGGACAAGATCGCCATCTCCAGTTAACTCAAGGGTAGCATTCTCTCCCAAAGGACTTGCCCGGTTGGCCGACCAGATAACCCGTGCCATATTGTTTTCCTCTAAGGGTAAGCCATAACCGCTAttgaagttggcgatgaagacAGCGAAGAGGAATGCTTGGCAGGGTGGAGCGCAGAAGAACCCTGCGGCAAAGGAGGGGCCATATAAAGTTTGTGTTGACCGGAGGATGATTGCGCGCACGGCTGACCCGTCGGTGTAGGTGATACTGTGCGGGAGCACCGCGGCGTTGTTGACCTACCGCGTCGAGAGGTTGGCCGTGGGATAGTCAGGGAGCTGCCCGGAGACGGACGGTGCTGCAGTTGCAAGTACCACTGCAACCACTGCCATCGTCGTCACGTCTAAGCAAAAGAGATTTGCTGGACGCATGGTGCTTGAATTGCAGAGGGGACTGCAAGAAGAATCTCTTCTTAATTTGGTTACATACAAGAAGCCAGGCAGCAAGGAGCTGTGGACATTGGAGAGGCTGGCAAAGATGTCCTGACCTGAATCCTGATGATACTGAATCTATGAACTGATGTGCTCTCCGGAAAGATGGCCTCGTCGTCGCAGGCAGAGGGTGGCCGGATTCCGAAGTGGTCAACTACTAagtcttctctctctctgtctgaATACAAGCCAAAAGACTACCAGTCTTCCTGGTGCTTTAATTTGGTTTAGGTTCTCTTGGGAAGATGGATTGGCTTGACCACTTCAAAAAGGCTAATACTTGGCATTGCCGACATTGCCATGTGATCGATTTTGCGTGTCAATGTCAATATCGAACAAGTTTCCTTTGTGCTGTCTCGTCGATTTTTcatcctaaaaagaaaaaaaagagaagtcgTGCCGATTATATTCAAGCATTCTTAGTCGAAAAAAGATTATATTCAAGCATTGTCAGAGTAGATATTGGCATGGTAGGCATGGTAGTAAGAAGCTTCATAATTAAGCATTGCCACGGCATTCCCTGATTCCCTTGTGCCATTTTCGTTCTGGGAGAGCATGACAAATAGTAGCTAGCTAATGAGGTAAGATCAGTTAGAAAACACCTGAATAATATTGGTTAATGTAAAATTTACATGTTCGGAGAGGGACGGATAATTTGCTTATACTTCAATATGTACTCCCTTCATGCGTAAGCTCTCCTATATACATGAGtgcttattattattattattattattattattattattattattattattattattattattattattattattattattattattattattattattattattattattattattattattattattattattattattattattattattattattattattattattcagaTTAGTAAAATGTCCATACGAGTAAAGTGAATTTAATTACCTAAAGAGACTAGTCTCCGACGTTCGAAATTTTTGCTAGCGTCTATTGAGTTCCTCTAGCTGTCATAATTTCCTTTGTGGAGGATCCTGTTTGCGAGTAAATGCTTGTATATCTGAAGACAATATTTTCTCCTCTATCATCCAGCCAGTGAATAACAAGTGCATTCTGCAAGTAAGGGCCCTTTTAAATATTAGGAAGGtaaaaaacagagaaatagaaaaaacatggGTCCTCTTAAATagcaggaatagaaaaaacagggaatagaaaaaacagaggagtaGAAAAAACATGGGATTCTAATAGAAATGCAAGTGTAGGgaaaacatagaaaaaatacagaaatgatcgtttgattgaaccacagcAAAAACGTAAGAATCGGATGAAAGAGATAGACTCGAAGGAATTTTTTCAAGATATTGGACTTCTTACTAATTTTTctctaaaatctctataggattatccattccatatgaattttaaaagatgggatatgattcaatcctttgtttcaaatgttttcataggatttttttttcatagaattgaaattctccaaaatttctatatttttcgtATAAATCGAAAGGACCCTAAAGGTTAGAATGGTGAGGTCACTGAACCAATTTGTGAAAGTGATTGGCAGAGTAAGAGTTAAGACAAGTGCAGGTTGGTGATCACGAGGGCTTCTTCCTGTTAACGGGGACAAACTACAAGCATTGCCAGAAAAAGAATGAACCATTGTACTCGAATTTTTTAGCGGATTCAGATTCGGACACTGACAGTATTGGgtgttcatttaattttcatttatgTATGCTTCGAGTTGGACAGCCAAGCGGGAAATATCCATCACATTTTCCTCCGTGATGATGTATAGAAGTATTGCTACTCTCATCTCCTTACTGCAAGTATATGTAAGGATGTGTGAATAAATTTCAGTAAATAAACTGCTTTAACAAGCTATTTCAACTGCCAGTTCGTTAGACAATGATTTAAATACGAGAGTACAACATCATATACAAAACATGATATCCAACTACATTACTTTATGGGTGAAAATAAAGCCACATTACAACTTCTCAAAGATAACATCGAATGTATAACTTGCATATATACAAAACTGCACCATGTCACATGTGTATATCAGTATATGCCATGCAATAATCTATATACATTCCATACAAAACTGCACTATGTCACATGTGTATATGCAATGCAATAATTTGACTATTTCCTTCGCACCCAacaaacactggtggagaaagcgtctgtagtcccggttcgtaacccccctttagttccggttgatcgatctttagtctcggttggtgttcgagctgacatttttttttttttgcatggccctgttgctgcatggtttatatatatatatatatatatatatatatatatatatatatatatatatatatatatatatatatatatatatatatatatatatatatatatatatatatatatatatatatatatatgaccaaaatatatatttacattaaagaaaatgtgtacacatgcatatagaaaaatagacatgtattaattacaatccattatgtcctagctagctacgattttgacgtagtagtagtcgctatctcagaagctaaggacctatgaattgtatttccgtcgtagtagaattcacccttgggatcaaggatttgttcgttgatgaatcccatgagttgttcttgaaccgccgcgataaattccttgtgtgtgatcaggttatccctcatgcgaataaactatatgaatgtatgaaattaattagtaattaaacaacaaatcgatacgtaatgaaattttgaatttatttgtacgtacatcgagctctcttgtggtgatgatttggtctgcaaggcagtggcaatactcgcacacatAGTAGCctcacaagttagttccctgcttttgctttgcgcactataaataaatgacaaacggcgagagatgtaattaatatacacttgtatatATTTGAATCAGagattcaatataaatgtagagcatgtgtactcacaggaaaattgaacttcggcctttctctccatttgccgcgaaCCAAATGatggaaccgataccaagccctacatggagtttaaagatatgattcgtagtagcaattaattaacataAGAATTTATGACAGTACCTATCTATAAGTTCAAAAACCTtatcaaacgtagactcttttttatccattgattcatatacgttgacggtgcaggcctccaggtcaaagagtaaaagcacccagtagAATCTGCAATGTgtgtgggatgcattacatatgaaacagttagcatgttcgtacgggaatgaaatttggtataggaagacagtaaaattaaactaactctgtgttgtacggcaacagtatgaacgtcttatAATGCTGCTCCTTCAAGAGATGGACGAGATCGTCCTCTGTTTCTTGCGGAtactggtcgagcattgcgacgtttacttttcgagagtcgatgaatccagtatcgaaaaccccccgccgtcgggccctttgaatctccattctacaacgataaaaggaagtatatattatatatagtctacttatatacaaggacctatttaattaaaggaaacgtaataagaaatctaactgaaagatacttacaaaatccagcaactcataatagaagcgtcgagggcgtccagctggtatagttcgtagatacccttgaaattgatccagagaatgtcatctccttgcaagaagttcGTGTCCTTGATCCTCGCTctgatcatctctctaccggtggcgctcatctccatgtacagttgatggaacttgtatatttgtgtggttagggactgcagctgctcaggcttgacaagcggtttaccgagttcgtacatgtatttcacttccgccttttcgattggtgcgccttgtagcaattgatccgtagttagcccggtgtcattaataaagtcttgtattccaaaatcttcaccggtcaccaacggctcgatctcctgatTTGGTTGCTCTttaagctgagggactggtttggattttccagaagatgctttcttgagtgttcgctcatagtccgatagctctatggcctccttggcaggtgcagacatacccctaaagaagttcctgacactcaggtctataggaatcttcttttctggacttcgaggcttcaattgtctcctgacttctgatgccacaaAAGCGTCAAGCTcatcttgcgtgcaatcgtaccccaggtccttgttcttggcggcatCAACTtccgccttctttgttgcccttgtgggggcaggcggtggagcttggggggcccttgacttggaaggtgccgGACAAGGAGAttgcggaggagtcggtgtaggagcctaaggaggagtcggtgtaggagcctgaggaggagtcggtgcaggagcctgaggtggagacggtgctggagcatgaggaggagacggtgcaggagcctgaggaggagatggcggagccggaggagatggtgcacgagacgccgcttgtcgcccagggaggatgatgtaccgcttgcgccatagaataatggcgtggcttgtgtctcgtagatgcgtctcaccgtctcctccagggtaatccagctcgaggtcctcgtacgcgccttcgaccaactcaacttcgaccttggagtatcctgctggaatcggcctgcagtggtaagtacctgaagggtccgttgggatggccatgcccgacgccaccttcacatggtgagaggttatttattagtaatca
This window of the Oryza sativa Japonica Group chromosome 4, ASM3414082v1 genome carries:
- the LOC9268465 gene encoding G-type lectin S-receptor-like serine/threonine-protein kinase SD2-5 — translated: MARVIWSANRASPLGENATLELTGDGDLVLREIDGRLVWSSNTSGQSVAGMQITEHGNLVLFDQRNATVWQSFDHPTDVLVPGQSLLQGMKLRANTSTTNWTESKLYMTVLPDGLYAYVGSKPPQLYYKYLVDTNKSRKDPTRVTFTNGSLSIFLQSTQAGKPDKRIALPEAKSTQYIRLEYDGHLRLYEWSGFEWTMVSDVIHMDDVIDVDNCAFPTVCGEYAICTGGQCICPLQTNSSSSYFQPVDERKANLGCAPVTPISCQEMKNHQFLTLTDVYYFDGSIITNAKSRDDCKQACLKNCSCRAVLFRYYHNDSDGECKSVTEVFSLQSIQPEKLHYNSSVYLKVQLPPSASAPTQKRIKVSLGATLAAISSLVLVIIVGIYVRRRRKYQKLDEELDFDILPGMPMRFSFEKLRERTEDFSKKLGEGGFGSVFEGKIGEKRVAVKRLEGARQGKKEFLAEVETIGSIEHINLVKVIGFCAEKSNRLLVYEYMPRGSLDMWIYYRHNNAPLDWCTRCRIILDITKGLCYLHEECRRKIAHLDIKPQNILLDEKFNAKLADFGLSKLIDRDQSKVVTVMRGTPGYLAPEWLTSQITEKVDVYSFGVVLLEIICGRKNIDISQPEESVQLINLLREKAKDNELNDIIDKKSTDMVSHHQEEVIKMLKLAMWCLQNESSRRPSMSMVVKVLEGAVSVENCLDYSFVNANSVISTQDNSSTYSAPLSASILSGPR